One Kwoniella pini CBS 10737 chromosome 11, complete sequence DNA segment encodes these proteins:
- a CDS encoding methionine aminopeptidase, type II, giving the protein MTPVAVPTLEDLSITEKEKKPDVVDNDEEEGDDEDDIEGDEAPGAGDAKKKKKKKKSKKKKSATVTQSEPPRVGLSKIFKNGVYPAGQEVEYKNDTTSRITSAEMREKERLAQDDPSTRYQNIRKAGEVHRQVRAYAQKNIKPGMKMIDIADMIENGTRALVEENGFDSGIGFPTGLSVNEVAAHYTPNPGDTKVLNNGDVMKVDFGVHVNGRIVDSAFTMNFGDPAWDKLLEAVKDATNTGISEAGIDVRLCDVGEAIQEVMESYEVEVNGKTYPVKSISNLNGHSIAPYSIHGGVGEKPGKSVPIVKQHGSNIDTQKMEEGEYFAIETFGSNGKGRVDEQGACSHYALSQHAPERYTGHHQSAKTLLASIRRNFGSLPFCRRYLEHVGEKNYLLALNTLVKENIVLDYPPLVDPQPGAMTAQFEHTILLRPTCKEVVSRGDDY; this is encoded by the exons ATGACTCCGGTCGCTGTACCAACATTAGAGGATTTGAGTATAAcggaaaaggagaagaaacCTGATGTCGTAGACAacgatgaggaagaaggggatgatgaagatgatatagaaggagatgaagctCCTGGTGCAGGAG Atgcaaagaagaagaaaaagaagaagaagt caaagaagaagaaatctGCAACTGTGACTCAAAGTGAACCGCCTCGAGTCGGATTAAGCAAGATTTTCAAGAATGGAGTATATCCAGCAGGAcaagaagttgaatatAAAAATGA TACAACTTCTCGAATAACGTCTGCCGAGAtgagagagaaagaaagattagcACAAGATGATCCTTCTACAagatatcaaaatatacGTAAAGCAGGAGAAGTTCATAGACAAGTTCGAGCATATGCtcaaaagaatataaaacctggaatgaaaatgattgatattgctgatatgattgaaaatggaaCTAGAGCTTTAGTTGAGgaaaatggatttgataGTGGAATTGGATTCCCAACTGGATTGAGTGTTAATGAAGTAGCAGCTCATTATACTCCTAATCCTGGAGATACTAAAG TATTGAATAATGGAGATGTTATGAAAGTTGATTTCGGTGTACATGTGAATGGACGAATAGTGGATTCAGCATTCACAATGAACTTTGGTGATCCAGCTTGggataaattattagaagcTGTAAAAGACGCTACAAATACAGGTATAAGT GAAGCAGGTATAGATGTTCGATTATGTGATGTTGGAGAAGCAATTCAAGAAGTTATGGAATCATATGAAGTAGAAGTCAATGGAAAAACATATCCtgtaaaatcaatatcaaatttaaatggtCATTCAATTGCTCCATATAGTATACATGGTGGAGTTGGAGAAAAACCTGGAAAATCAGTACCAATTGTTAAACAACATGGATCAAATATTGATACTCaaaaaatggaagaaggtgaatattTCGCAATCGAAACTTTTGGTTCAAATGGGAAAGGAAGAGTAGATGAACAAGGAGCTTGTTCTCATTATGCTTTAAGTCAACATGCTCCTGAACGTTATACAGGACA TCATCAATCTGCTAAGACCCTTTTAGCATCTATAAGGAGGAATTTTGGATCATTACCTTTTTGTCGAAGGTATCTTGAACATGTTGgagagaagaattatttgCTTGCT CTAAATACACTGGTTAAAGAAAATATAGTATTAGATTATCCACCTTTGGTTGATCCTCAACCTGGCGCTATGACTGCTCAATTC GAACATACTATCTTATTGCGACCAACATGTAAGGAAGTCGTTTCAAGAGGTGACGATTATTAA
- a CDS encoding 60S ribosomal protein eL24 yields MRVDRCDFSGYKVYPSRGKVYVRGDSKTFRFLNHKSESLFLQRKNPRKIAWTQVYRRMHKKGITEEVAKKRSRKNVKVQRGIVGADLASILAKRTAKPEVRAAARAAAITKAKTEKRDKETAKVANRGQSNAPKVSKQAMKGGKGGR; encoded by the exons ATGCGAGTCGACAGGTGTGATTTCTCTGGGTACAAGGTATACCCCTCAAGGGGAAAGGTCTATGTTAGAGGTGACTCtaag ACCTTCCGATTCCTTAATCACAAATCTGAAtctcttttccttcaaAGAAAGAACCCTAGAAAGATCGCTTGGACTCAAGTCTACAGACG AATGCACAAGAAGGGTATCACTGAAGAAGTTGCCAAGAAGAGATCTAGAAAGAACGTCAAAGTTCAA CGAGGTATCGTAGGTGCCGATCTTGCCTCAATTTTGGCTAAACGAACTGCCAAACCTGAAGTTAGAGCCGCTGCAAGAGCTGCCGCCATTACCAAAGCTAAAACTGAGAAACGTGATAAAGAAACAGCTAAAGTTGCTAACAGAGGTCAATCAAACGCCCCTAAAGTTTCTAAACAAGCTATgaaaggtggtaaaggtggtcgataa
- a CDS encoding ATP-dependent RNA helicase DRS1: MANDFITTIDSDDEAPQFGESSIQKGKTPTKNDDLDPDFEFDFAGGRETGLDLWGGDEVTGFKNGAEPINVDDIIARRRGKPLESYNDRKRKRKAAKEEELEEGSEEDAEEKEDEDENMDEEQSEVELSGSEEDEEMSAKDSDLELGTDDEQAEDEEAESEDDDEEEYEEEAGSSDEEDEETAAELARKEAFFSKDPSLTDDPTLPSTFAAMNLSRPLLRALTSLQLNTPTPIQARAIPLALQGRDILGSAVTGSGKTAAFMIPLLERLCYRDRGKGGQACRVLILCPTRELAVQCEAVGKALTEKGGLDVRFALLVGGLSLNAQAHTLRTLPDVLIATPGRLIDHLTNTPSFTLSALDVLVIDEADRMLEAGFTDELEEIIKACPRSRQTMLFSATMTDSVDELVKLSLDKPIRVFVDPKRNTAKGLIQEFVRIRSDETRSPSLLALCKRTVREKCIIFFRSKALAHQMRIVFGLNGLKAAELHGNLTQEQRLQALNDFKAGSVDYLLATDLASRGLDIKGVETVINYDMPGQLSQYTHRVGRTARAGRNGRSISLVGEADRKMLKAAIKQSEADQIRHRIIPPEAVNAMLDKLNEIKDEIEEVLVEEKEEKLMRQADMELKKGQNMVEHHDEIHSRPARTWFQSEKEKEKSKSASKEAYVGSFPNAAANGSNGKDLNKDGKKEPKRGKYDGLSRKAKRRKMAIEEDQADQQSSKSTSLAIRNAKKAARPVKITESLPKTKSTSKKSSTKIGAGNKRKSAFDDNKPSKKHEGMRAKQTKVNLDKKGKSGKGKSKGKK; the protein is encoded by the exons ATGGCGAACGATTTCATAACGACAATAGACTCGGATGACGAAGCTCCTCAATTTGGAGAATCCAGTATACAGAAAGGTAAAACACCAACCAAGAATGATGATCTAGATCCGgatttcgaatttgattttgctgGTGGAAGAGAGACTGGTTTGGACTTGTGGGGAGGTGATGAAGTAACTGGATTTAAAAACGGAGCTGAG CCTATCAACGTAGATGATATCATCGCTAGACGTCGTGGTAAACCACTAGAATCTTATAACGATCGtaagaggaagagaaaggcggcaaaggaagaagaattagaagaggGGTCTGAAGAAGACGCagaggaaaaagaagacgaagatgagaatATGGATGAAGAACAATCGGAAGTGGAATTGAGCGGTAGCGAAGAAGACGAGGAGATGTCGGCCAAGGACTCAGATCTAGAGCTCGGTACGGACGATGAGCAGGCcgaggatgaagaggcCGAAAGTGAAGACGACGATGAAGAGGAGTACGAGGAGGAGGCCGGttcttcagatgaagaagatgaagaaactGCAGCTGAATTAGCTCGAAAAGAAGCCTTCTTCTCAAAAGATCCCTCATTGACCGATGATCCTACTCTACCATCTACTTTTGCTGCTATGAATCTTTCTCGGCCCCTCCTTCGAGCCTTAACTTCATTACAACTTAACACCCCAACGCCAATTCAAGCTCGAGCTATACCTTTGGCTTTGCAAGGTCGAGATATTTTAGGTTCAGCAGTGACTGGTTCTGGTAAAACCGCCGCTTTCATGATCCCATTATTGGAAAGATTATGTTATCGAGATAGAGGAAAAGGTGGTCAAGCTTGTCGGGTCTTGATCTTATGTCCTACCAGAGAATTGGCTGTGCAATGTGAAGCTGTTGGTAAAGCTTTGACTGaaaaaggtggattagatGTTAGATTCGCTTTATTGGTTGGAGGATTATCTTTGAACGCTCAAGCTCATACACTTCGAACTTTACCGGATGTACTTATCGCTACCCCAGGTCGATTGATCGATCATCTTACAAATACCCCTTCTTTCACCTTATCGGCATTGGACGTACTAGTCATAGATGAAGCCGATCGAATGTTAGAAGCTGGATTCACagatgaattggaagaaatCATAAAAGCTTGCCCACGATCTAGACAAACGATGTTGTTCTCAGCTACTATGACTGACTCTGTTGACGAATTAGTGAAATTGTCATTAGATAAACCAATTAGAGTATTCGTGGATCCTAAGAGAAACACTGCGAAAGGATTAATACAAGAATTTGTCAGGATAAGATCGGATGAAACTAGATCACCAAGTTTATTGGCTTTATGTAAAAGAACAGTAAGGGAGAAGTGTATAATATTCTTTAGAAGTAAAGCTTTAGCTCATCAAATGAGAATCGTATTTGGATTAAATGGATTAAAAGCAGCAGAATTACATGGTAATTTAACTCAAGAACAACGTTTACAAGCGTTAAACGATTTCAAAGCTGGTTCAGTTGATTATCTACTTGCAACCGATTTAGCTTCTAGAGGTTTAGATATTAAAGGTGTTGAAACTGTTATCAATTATGATATGCCTGGACAATTATCTCAATATACTCATAGAGTAGGTAGAACTGCAAGAGCAGGAAGAAATGGTAGATCAATATCTTTAGTAGGAGAAGCGGATAGAAAAATGTTGAAAGCTGCTATAAAACAATCTGAAGCAGATCAAATTAGACATAGAATTATACCTCCTGAAGCAGTTAATGCAATgttagataaattaaatgaaattaaagatgaaattgaggaAGTTTTagtagaagaaaaagaagaaaaattaatgAGACAAGCTGAtatggaattgaaaaaaggtcaaaataTGGTTGAACATCATGATGAAATTCATTCAAGACCTGCTAGAACATGGTTTCaaagtgaaaaagaaaaagaaaaatcaaaatcagcaaGTAAAGAAGCTTATGTTGGATCTTTCCCTAATGCAGCTGCTAATGGTTCTAATGgtaaagatttaaataaagatgGTAAAAAAGAACCTAAAAGAGGTAAATATGATGGATTATCTAGAAAAGctaaaagaagaaaaatggcaattgaagaagatcaagcagatcaacaatcttcaaaatctaCTTCTTTAGCAATTAGAAATGCTAAAAAAGCTGCTAGACCAGTAAAAATTACTGaatctttacctaaaactaaatcaacttctaaAAAGAGTTCAACGAAAATTGGAGCAGggaataaaagaaaatctgcatttgatgataataaacCTTCTAAGAAACATGAGGGCATGCGTGCAAAACAAACTAAAGTAAATCTTgataaaaaaggtaaaagtggcaaaggaaaatcaaagggaaagaaataa